A single window of Syntrophales bacterium DNA harbors:
- a CDS encoding acyl-CoA dehydratase activase, protein MTICAAGIDVGSITTKAAVISTEGLLGTAIVFTGYNTADAAQRVFDRVLLDCSLVPSDIAAVVSTGYGRNSVSFTGKAITEIICHGTGAHYLNPAIRSVVDVGGQDSKALILNGEGRTTDFAMNDKCAAGTGRFLEVMARALEVDLDDFGLLSLQSAEPSRISSICTVFAESEVISLISGGEKREDIIAGIHESAAARVAALAHRVGVRPPLMMTGGVARNAGIVAALERKLDMAVEVSPRAQLAGAIGAAVLALKNVME, encoded by the coding sequence GTGACCATCTGCGCGGCGGGAATCGACGTTGGATCCATTACCACCAAGGCGGCCGTCATCAGCACGGAGGGTCTCCTGGGAACGGCGATTGTTTTTACGGGATACAACACCGCCGACGCCGCTCAACGGGTCTTCGACAGGGTGCTTCTGGATTGTTCCCTCGTCCCGTCGGATATCGCGGCCGTCGTCTCCACGGGCTACGGCCGCAACAGCGTTTCCTTCACCGGGAAGGCAATAACGGAGATCATCTGCCACGGTACCGGCGCACATTATCTCAATCCGGCCATCCGTTCCGTCGTCGATGTGGGAGGACAGGACAGTAAGGCGCTGATTCTCAACGGAGAAGGACGCACCACGGACTTTGCCATGAATGACAAGTGCGCCGCCGGTACGGGCCGTTTCCTGGAGGTCATGGCCCGGGCACTGGAGGTCGATCTGGACGATTTCGGACTGCTTTCACTCCAGTCGGCGGAGCCTTCCCGTATCAGCAGCATCTGCACCGTGTTCGCCGAATCTGAAGTTATATCGCTTATCTCCGGGGGCGAAAAAAGGGAGGACATCATCGCCGGCATCCATGAATCCGCGGCGGCCCGGGTGGCGGCCCTGGCCCATCGTGTGGGCGTCCGCCCGCCTCTCATGATGACCGGGGGGGTCGCGCGGAATGCGGGAATCGTGGCGGCCCTGGAGCGAAAACTGGACATGGCCGTGGAGGTTTCTCCCCGGGCCCAGCTGGCGGGCGCCATCGGAGCGGCGGTGCTTGCCCTGAAGAACGTGATGGAATAA
- the epmA gene encoding EF-P lysine aminoacylase EpmA: MDERWRLAKKERALRIRAAMIQTIRLFFVTSEFLEVETPLRVPELAPESHIDAVRSGKYFLQTSPELCMKRLLAAGYSRLFQISKCFRRGERGGLHLPEFTMLEWYEAGADYRGLMDRCEDLIIYTARRLGMNEGIPLRDGRTLSLEKPWERLDLSDAFRRYGSLSLRECLDRDCFEEVLTGEIEPNLGRDRPTFLYDYPVSLGSLARRKDGDGTLTERCELYLDGIELANGFSELNDAGEQRRRFEEEQHARKERGQDAYPEPRRFLASLSHMPESAGIALGVDRLAMLFSGVATIDEVVTFTPEELLGQRERP; this comes from the coding sequence ATGGATGAACGATGGCGCCTGGCGAAGAAGGAGCGGGCACTGCGAATCCGGGCCGCCATGATCCAGACCATCCGCCTCTTTTTTGTCACCAGTGAATTCCTGGAAGTTGAAACTCCCCTGCGCGTTCCCGAATTGGCCCCCGAATCCCACATCGACGCCGTTCGCTCGGGTAAGTACTTCCTTCAGACATCACCGGAACTCTGCATGAAGCGGCTTCTGGCGGCCGGTTATTCACGCCTGTTTCAGATATCGAAATGTTTTCGTCGGGGTGAACGGGGCGGGCTGCATCTCCCCGAATTTACCATGCTTGAATGGTACGAGGCCGGGGCCGACTACCGCGGCCTCATGGACCGGTGCGAAGATCTCATCATCTACACAGCCCGCCGGCTCGGCATGAACGAAGGAATACCGCTCCGGGACGGGCGGACCCTCTCTCTGGAAAAACCCTGGGAGCGCCTGGATCTGTCGGATGCCTTTCGCCGTTATGGCTCATTGTCCCTCCGGGAGTGCCTGGACCGCGACTGTTTCGAGGAGGTTCTCACCGGGGAGATTGAACCGAACCTTGGCCGGGACAGGCCGACCTTTCTCTATGACTACCCGGTGTCGCTGGGTTCGCTGGCACGAAGAAAAGACGGCGACGGAACCCTGACGGAGCGATGCGAGCTCTATCTCGACGGGATAGAACTCGCCAACGGCTTTTCGGAACTGAACGATGCCGGGGAACAGCGGCGACGCTTCGAGGAGGAGCAACATGCGAGAAAAGAACGGGGACAGGACGCTTACCCCGAACCCCGGCGGTTCCTCGCCTCGCTTTCCCATATGCCCGAGTCGGCGGGCATCGCCCTGGGCGTGGACCGGCTGGCGATGCTGTTCAGCGGCGTCGCCACCATCGATGAGGTGGTGACCTTTACACCGGAGGAGCTTCTCGGGCAACGTGAGAGGCCTTGA
- the efp gene encoding elongation factor P yields the protein MYEASDLRKNLKIQIDGEPYIVTDFQFVKPGKGQALYRCKLKNMVTGSQFERTFRSVDTFEPAHLVEKKMQFLYREENKYCFMDTENYEQVFLSLEQVGDAAQFMVENIDADVLFFGEKPLGITLPNFVDLLVTKADPWVRGDTAAGNSKPATVETGYQLQVPPFVEEGEKIRIDTRTGEYVTRVKE from the coding sequence ATGTACGAGGCGAGCGACCTCAGAAAGAACCTCAAAATCCAGATCGACGGCGAGCCCTATATCGTTACGGATTTTCAGTTTGTCAAACCGGGGAAGGGCCAGGCGCTGTATCGGTGCAAACTGAAAAACATGGTTACGGGTTCCCAGTTTGAACGGACCTTCCGGTCAGTGGACACCTTCGAACCCGCCCATCTGGTGGAAAAAAAGATGCAGTTCCTGTACCGTGAAGAAAACAAATACTGTTTTATGGATACGGAAAACTATGAACAGGTGTTTCTCTCTCTTGAACAGGTGGGGGACGCGGCGCAGTTCATGGTGGAAAATATCGACGCGGATGTTCTGTTCTTCGGAGAAAAACCACTGGGAATCACCCTTCCCAACTTCGTGGATCTCCTGGTGACAAAGGCGGACCCCTGGGTAAGGGGCGACACGGCGGCGGGGAATTCAAAGCCCGCGACCGTGGAGACGGGGTACCAGCTCCAGGTGCCCCCCTTTGTTGAGGAGGGCGAAAAAATCAGGATCGATACAAGAACGGGAGAATACGTCACCCGCGTCAAGGAATGA
- a CDS encoding CoA-binding protein, with the protein MNLDRLFYPRSVAVIGASAGSGGGRIPYLQVLQLTGYQGSLYPVNPKYKEISCLPVYSSIDELPDGVDLTIVATPIHQSLDILRSAVRKKFKFIHFFTSGFGETGNRKLEDELVAEARRGGVRIIGPNCIGVHCTESRLSFGHMPQETSPGSVAFLAQSGGITSSFMSMALARKTWINKVVSYGNQADLTVEDYIEYFAQDPGIKLIACYIEDIKNHSRFLSVLRRTTATKPVIILKGGTTDHGSKAAASHTGAMASNNTIWAAAARQHGAILVDNLERMMSLVMLGTTDRVPAGNRVGFLGAGGGVAVLFADMAINAGLLMPELQAKTQERILERIRDVNTSTTNPVDLGAFGFDLAIMSHTMKALDDDEEIDIIIPYFSVDYIAQAEAILNVTNSEKTILEMAGDIKKPVIPILMRFTDDNLDIERIRISTYSTLREAGFPVFPNIQEAVYTLRSFFWWLDRRENIR; encoded by the coding sequence ATGAACCTGGACAGACTTTTTTACCCCCGAAGCGTGGCCGTCATAGGAGCGTCGGCTGGTTCCGGCGGCGGCAGAATACCCTACCTTCAAGTTCTTCAGCTCACGGGATACCAGGGATCCCTGTACCCCGTCAATCCCAAGTACAAGGAGATAAGCTGCCTGCCCGTCTATTCATCCATCGACGAACTTCCCGACGGTGTCGATCTGACTATCGTCGCCACGCCGATTCACCAATCCCTTGACATCCTGCGGTCCGCGGTCCGCAAAAAGTTCAAGTTCATTCACTTCTTTACATCCGGCTTCGGAGAGACGGGAAACCGGAAGCTCGAGGATGAGTTGGTTGCCGAAGCCCGGCGTGGGGGCGTCCGCATTATCGGCCCCAATTGTATCGGAGTCCACTGCACGGAATCACGGCTTTCATTCGGCCACATGCCCCAGGAAACTTCTCCTGGATCGGTTGCATTCCTGGCGCAATCGGGAGGGATAACATCCAGCTTCATGAGCATGGCCCTGGCAAGAAAAACCTGGATTAACAAAGTGGTGTCCTACGGAAACCAAGCCGACCTGACCGTGGAGGATTACATCGAATACTTCGCCCAGGACCCCGGCATCAAGCTTATCGCCTGCTATATCGAGGATATAAAAAACCACTCGCGGTTCCTGTCCGTTCTTCGCCGGACAACGGCCACAAAGCCGGTCATTATTCTCAAGGGCGGAACGACCGATCATGGATCGAAGGCCGCTGCCAGCCACACGGGCGCCATGGCCTCCAATAACACTATCTGGGCCGCGGCTGCCCGTCAGCACGGCGCCATACTGGTAGACAATCTCGAACGCATGATGAGCCTGGTCATGCTGGGAACGACGGACCGGGTCCCAGCGGGCAATCGGGTCGGGTTTCTGGGGGCCGGTGGTGGGGTCGCGGTACTTTTTGCCGACATGGCGATTAACGCCGGCCTGCTCATGCCCGAATTGCAGGCAAAAACACAGGAGCGGATCCTCGAAAGAATTCGGGACGTCAACACGTCCACCACGAACCCTGTCGATCTGGGCGCCTTCGGTTTTGACCTGGCCATCATGTCCCATACCATGAAAGCCCTCGACGACGATGAGGAAATCGATATTATCATCCCTTATTTTTCAGTTGATTACATCGCCCAAGCCGAAGCCATCCTCAATGTCACCAACAGCGAAAAGACGATCCTTGAAATGGCCGGGGATATAAAAAAGCCCGTTATTCCCATACTGATGCGTTTTACCGACGACAATCTCGACATCGAGCGGATCCGGATATCGACCTACTCAACCCTGCGAGAGGCGGGATTCCCCGTGTTCCCCAACATTCAGGAGGCGGTTTATACCCTGCGGAGTTTTTTCTGGTGGCTTGACCGGCGGGAGAATATCCGATAG
- a CDS encoding NAD(P)-binding domain-containing protein, which produces MKDLDPSRIGIIGPGRLGTAFAYKFGRDGKKIQIYHHDIELCRAINRDHLNPRHFTESLADILGGLDAVPRLSDDVTATNDLEEFVQTNDYILLSVTMNRLPELMNYLRPLIARKEGGTCLISPIKGLASDEKTRELITPSQLIHSRLADLKQKYVLVSVGGPFFDVDIALGNPTCLSVAGGKHAAITVMRLLKVNRRELNAYYNYDSVGIEACGALKNVVANLKGATDQLDMGRSIGGTIFARAGVEIRSLTKLLGGSFQAFHSQAGVGDLYITVSSLASKNYRYGKYFYEFYTGNPIETSLAALKKIDGTPEGPNTIRNVHRYLEKKNMYSPIFRSAYAIFNEGDSKEAIREQIIEACQFDRRTREYIGPFSRALYRVIPNLWYRRESGFLSRIIL; this is translated from the coding sequence ATGAAAGATCTTGACCCCTCACGGATCGGAATCATCGGCCCGGGCAGGCTCGGCACCGCCTTCGCCTACAAGTTCGGTCGCGACGGCAAAAAAATCCAGATATACCATCACGACATAGAACTCTGCCGCGCCATCAACAGGGACCACCTCAACCCGAGGCATTTCACTGAAAGTCTTGCCGACATACTGGGCGGACTGGATGCCGTTCCCCGTCTCTCGGATGACGTGACGGCCACGAATGATCTTGAGGAGTTCGTGCAGACCAACGACTACATTCTCCTGTCCGTCACGATGAACCGCCTTCCGGAGTTGATGAATTACCTGCGTCCCCTCATAGCCCGGAAAGAAGGCGGGACCTGCCTCATATCGCCCATCAAGGGACTGGCTTCGGACGAAAAGACGAGGGAACTCATTACACCCTCACAACTTATCCACAGCCGTCTGGCCGATCTGAAACAAAAATATGTGCTGGTCTCCGTCGGCGGCCCTTTCTTCGATGTGGATATCGCTCTCGGAAACCCCACCTGCCTGTCGGTGGCCGGCGGGAAACACGCGGCCATCACCGTCATGCGACTACTTAAGGTGAACCGGCGCGAACTGAACGCCTATTACAACTATGACTCCGTGGGCATCGAGGCATGCGGCGCGCTGAAAAACGTGGTGGCCAATCTCAAGGGCGCCACGGATCAACTCGATATGGGACGCTCCATCGGCGGAACGATTTTCGCCCGGGCAGGAGTTGAGATCAGGTCGTTGACAAAGCTTCTGGGGGGAAGTTTTCAGGCTTTCCACAGCCAGGCAGGCGTGGGAGACCTGTACATAACGGTTTCTTCCCTTGCCAGCAAAAATTATCGCTACGGGAAGTATTTCTATGAATTCTACACGGGGAATCCTATCGAAACGAGTCTCGCCGCTCTCAAGAAAATCGACGGCACCCCCGAAGGTCCCAACACCATCCGGAACGTTCACCGCTACCTGGAAAAAAAGAATATGTACAGCCCGATTTTCCGCTCTGCCTACGCGATATTCAACGAAGGGGACAGTAAGGAAGCCATCAGGGAACAGATCATCGAGGCGTGCCAGTTCGACCGCCGTACCAGGGAATACATAGGTCCCTTTTCCCGGGCACTGTACCGCGTCATCCCGAACCTGTGGTACCGGAGAGAAAGCGGATTCCTCTCCAGGATCATCTTGTGA